The Lycium barbarum isolate Lr01 chromosome 10, ASM1917538v2, whole genome shotgun sequence genome includes a region encoding these proteins:
- the LOC132615526 gene encoding cyclic dof factor 1-like, whose translation MSEVKLFGKTIVLPIDDLRSSSVNTTSHDDQITSEGEFTQSKNRDDFANSTVDESVEPEASSGISDDPKTQDAGKETSSPKSTKKEDPSKVLKKPDKILPCPRCNSMETKFCYYNNYNVNQPRHFCKKCQRYWTAGGTMRNVPIGSGRRKNKSSSTSSYRHIMVSDALQASRFEGMNLPTFRANGTVLAFGSDKVPLCDSMASILNLAEKSHSSIGNDRSSEACSTTSNSTEKGNNFSTTHDLAWENFQAFPPQMHHFPGPTWPYSVPPPALAPSGYPVSFYPPSPYWGCTVASPWNVPWVSPPPSYSTSPTSPTLGKHSRDESSTLDPSNSGKEDTLKDKGGERSVVIPKTLRIDDLDEAAKSSMWSTLGIKNEKNDSANGSSRLFKAFNSKVDETNNESDTNLVLQANPAALSRSRNFQETT comes from the exons ATGTCTGAAGTTAAACTTTTTGGAAAGACAATTGTTTTGCCAATTGATGATCTTCGAAGCTCTTCTGTTAACACTACATCACATGATGAtcag ATCACTTCCGAAGGAGAGTTTACACAGAGTAAAAACAGAGACGATTTTGCCAATTCAACTGTAGACGAGTCGGTTGAGCCAGAAGCATCATCTGGTATAAGCGATGACCCCAAGACACAGGATGCTGGTAAAGAAACATCGTCCCCAAAATCTACCAAGAAGGAAGATCCAAGTAAGGTACTGAAAAAGCCGGACAAAATACTTCCCTGTCCGCGCTGTAATAGCATGGAAACCAAATTCTGCTACTATAATAATTACAATGTCAACCAGCCCCGTCACTTTTGCAAGAAGTGTCAGAGATATTGGACAGCTGGCGGAACGATGAGAAATGTGCCTATTGGTTCTGGTCGCCGCAAGAACAAAAGTTCTTCCACTTCAAGTTACCGTCATATAATGGTGTCGGATGCCCTCCAAGCATCCCGGTTTGAAGGGATGAATCTTCCGACTTTCAGAGCAAATGGAACTGTTCTTGCATTTGGATCAGATAAAGTACCCCTTTGTGATTCCATGGCTTCTATATTGAACCTTGCAGAAAAGTCACATAGCTCTATTGGGAATGATCGATCAAGTGAGGCTTGTAGTACGACCTCAAATTCAACAGAAAAAGGGAATAATTTTTCCACTACACATGATTTAGCCTGGGAGAATTTTCAGGCGTTTCCACCCCAAATGCATCACTTTCCAGGGCCTACTTGGCCTTATTCGGTGCCACCACCCGCCCTTGCTCCTTCTGGTTATCCGGTATCGTTTTACCCTCCATCCCCCTACTGGGGTTGTACTGTTGCAAGCCCTTGGAATGTCCCGTGGGTATCTCCACCGCCCTCGTATAGCACGAGTCCTACTTCTCCGACCTTAGGAAAACATTCTCGGGATGAAAGCAGCACGCTTGATCCATCAAACTCGGGGAAAGAGGATACTTTGAAGGACAAAGGTGGAGAGAGAAGTGTAGTGATTCCTAAAACATTGAGAATTGATGATCTAGATGAAGCAGCTAAGAGCTCTATGTGGTCTACACTAGGTATTAAGAACGAGAAGAACGATTCAGCTAATGGCTCATCAAGGCTCTTCAAGGCCTTCAATTCAAAAGTTGATGAGACAAACAATGAATCCGACACTAATCTAGTCCTGCAAGCTAACCCTGCAGCCTTGTCCAGATCACGTAATTTCCAAGAGACCACGTGA